The following coding sequences are from one Eleginops maclovinus isolate JMC-PN-2008 ecotype Puerto Natales chromosome 13, JC_Emac_rtc_rv5, whole genome shotgun sequence window:
- the LOC134875419 gene encoding probable C-mannosyltransferase DPY19L4 produces MTELKCRKKDNLDANKEEEERKHEPAVQKTKPVKTEEDEVSNGRNGADKQQKDEGEVKKEDAQHKEDTSKTPESTVQRSSNSSAGFLQRLVRVFFGSLAAVACGMLYAAYLSAYHDRKFWFSTRQELEREITFQGGSGLYYYYYKQMLTATPFDRGFYELMQDNRTVAGQTLNAVERFSLYPELITSFIYRFTGSEEFVEPIYFYIGAVFGLQAVYVTALFVCSWVMSGTWVAGMLAVAWYVINRPDTTKVDYAIPLRDNWALPYFSCQVAALTGFLTNNISSATELFCYLTMSATTFTFLLVWEHSHYVLFLQGLCLFLLDAFDLLPSRKMAEIHMVYVSALLLAFFLQFKNATLLSSPLVSLLIGTLVARNYQQKMKTGPFLSRVMKLFVYFHLVFTTGITFSYLVKKCVQGEESDFFLKFLEVKFGLNTTTDFITNFLLCQESFQAPGQDLFLRLTQASVLPFYLLVLTVCLLSTLQTIYRRLSGQPMKTNLRLEDGRIGEQPEVIYHVFHTLLFGGLALLFDGMKYLWTPYVCMFTAFGVCSPDLWMTVFRWLKLKSIHPVVLSLILSTAVPTIIGFSLWREYCPRVLADLSEVQEFYDPDTVELVSWIKSQAPAAAVFAGSPQLLGTVKLCSGSAVTSLPLYTDINLLRRTEDTYQVYAMRSAEDIYKILTSHKTNYVIIEESTCNELSLNKGCRIKDLLDISNGHVVYDKGEVYSFSKHGRFCQEIKMNYSPYTNYFTRVFWNRSYHVYKVNSVISFQY; encoded by the exons AGCCGGTAAAAACAGAGGAGGATGAGGTGTCAAATGGAAGAAATGGAGCCGACAAGCAGCAGAAAGATGAGGGGGAGGTTAAAAAAGAGGATGCTCAACATAAAGAAGACACATCTAAAACACCAGAGTCAACTGTCCAGAGATCCAGTAATTCTTCTGCAG GTTTTTTGCAGCGCCTGGTGAGGGTGTTCTTTGGATCTCTGGCAGCAGTTGCCTGTGGCATGCTCTATGCAGCTTATCTGTCTGCTTATCATGACAGGAAGTTCTGGTTTTCCACTCGACAG GAGCTAGAGCGAGAAATCACCTTCCAAGGAGGCAGCGGGCTctactattactactacaaGCAGATGCTGACTGCGACCCCTTTTGATAGAG GGTTTTACGAGCTGATGCAGGATAACAGGACAGTTGCAGGTCAGACACTCAACGCAGTGGAGCGTTTTTCTCTGTATCCAGAGCTCATCACCAGCTTTATATACAGATTCACAGGAAGCGAG GAATTTGTGGAGCCTATCTACTTTTACATTGGAGCCGTTTTTGGGCTGCAGGCGGTCTACGTCACcgctctgtttgtgtgtagcTGGGTGATGAGCGGCACCTGGGTGGCTGGCATGTTGGCCGTTGCCTGGTATGTGATCAACAG ACCTGACACCACCAAAGTGGACTATGCAATTCCTCTGCGGGACAACTGGGCTCTGCCTTACTTCTCTTGCCAGGTTGCAGCTTTGACCGGATTCCTGACTAATAACATCAGCTCTGCCACTGAG ctgttttgcTATCTTACCATGAGTGCCACCACCTTCACTTTCCTGCTGGTGTGGGAACACAGCCACTACGTGCTCTTCCTCCAAGGCCTCTGTCTTTTCCTGCTTGACGCTTTTGACCTTTTGCCATCACGTAAG ATGGCAGAGATCCACATGGTGTACGTCAGCGCTTTGCTCCTGGCATTCTTTTTACAGTTTAAGAATGCGACCCTCCTCAGCTCGCCGCTGGTCAGCCTCCTGATTGGCACATTGGTTGCGAGGAACTACCAG CAAAAGATGAagacaggcccttttttgtCCAGAGTGATGAAGCTCTTTGTATATTTCCACCTAGTCTTTACCACAGGGATCACCTTCAGTTATCTGGTCAAG AAATGTGTTCAAGGAGAAGAGAGTGACTTCTTCTTGAAATTCCTTGAAGTCAAATTTGGGCTCAACACAACAAC TGACTTCATCACCAATTTCCTCCTGTGCCAAGAGAGTTTCCAGGCCCCGGGTCAGGACTTATTTCTGCGCCTGACGCAGGCCTCAGTCCTTCCCTTCTACTTACTGGTGCTTACTGTGTGCCTGCTGTCCAccctgcagaccatttacaggaGACTCAG TGGGCAGCCGATGAAAACCAACCTCAGACTTGAAGATGGACGAATAGGAGAGCAGCCTGAGGTCATTTATCATGTTTTCCACACGTTGCTTTTTGGAGGCCTGGCTCTGCTGTTTGATGG gatgaaatatttatggaccCCGTACGTCTGCATGTTCACAGCGTTCGGCGTTTGTTCTCCGGACCTCTGGATGACTGTGTTTAGGTGGCTCAAACTCAAGTCCATCCATCCTGTAGTTCTG TCTCTCATCCTGAGCACAGCGGTTCCTACCATCATTGGTTTTAGTTTGTGGAGAGAG TACTGCCCTCGTGTTTTAGCAGACCTGTCAGAAGTGCAGGAGTTTTACGATCCAGATACTGTGGAGCTGGTTAGCTGGATCAA GTCACAGGCTCCAGCAGCGGCGGTCTTTGCCGGCAGCCCTCAGCTGTTGGGAACGGTGAAGTTGTGTTCGGGTTCAGCTGTGACCAGTTTACCACTTTATACAGACATCAACCTGCTGAGGAGGACTGAAGAC ACTTACCAGGTGTATGCAATGAGATCTGCAGAGGACATTTATAAGATTCTGACTTCTCACAAGACCAACTATGTGATCATTGAGGAGTCCACTTGTAACGAGCTGAGTCTTAATAAAGGCTGTAGGATCAAAGATCTGCTTGACATTTCCAATGGACAT GTCGTTTATGACAAAGGAGAGGTTTACTCTTTCTCCAAGCATGGAAGATTCTGCCAAGAGATAAAGATGAACTACTCACCTTACACCAACTACTTCACCCGGGTCTTCTGGAACCGCTCGTACCACGTGTACAAAGTGAACTCGGTCATCTCCTTTCAGTACTGA